The Amblyomma americanum isolate KBUSLIRL-KWMA chromosome 3, ASM5285725v1, whole genome shotgun sequence genome window below encodes:
- the LOC144123533 gene encoding uncharacterized protein LOC144123533: MKNFRRSENEAICSRDFFDTTRRSRYAPQTASSLEFSISSAVELISPANVPFESYQSRPLLVSLASPLSAAPSMTPLTIGDSEAESTSTALAKELRTKDLDCMPLLVLVLILCLFITLSIWVTALIQNEVHDSHIDAVDDADVDIHFAKFGDLKPPVGLSNQETTKKPGLKITARTAKWTSTTLDDGDIATMTPRYRRVDDAEDDREQTPGAGGKYIDESVEACTSQTGDTTVIRPQRPAYSRRRLPHKKPDRRLPRRGQAKRLHRRRHVQQQSVPLSDYAEK; encoded by the exons ATGAAGAACTTTCGACGCAGCGAGAACGAGGCAATATGTTCTCGTGATTTTTTCGACACCACCCGCAGGAGCCGCTACGCTCCGCAGACGGCCTCGTCGCTCGAGTTCAGCATCTCATCCGCTGTTGAGCTCATCTCACCCGCGAATGTCCCGTTCGAGTCCTATCAGTCTCGCCCGCTGTTGGTGTCTCTGGCCTCGCCGTTATCGGCCGCACCTTCAATGACGCCACTGACCATCGGGGACTCTGAAGCCGAGTCCACCAGCACGGCTCTTGCCAAGGAACTGCGTACCAAAGACCTCGACTGTATGCCTTTGTTGGTCTTGGTGTTGATATTGTGCTTGTTCATCACTCTCTCTATCTGGGTAACCGCGTTGATTCAGAATGAAGTGCACGACAGTCACATAGACGCCGTGGATGATGCAGACGTCGATATTCACTTTGCGAAGTTTGGTGACCTGAAGCCGCCAGTGGGCTTGAGCAACCAAGAGACCACGAAGAAGCCAGGGCTGAAAATAACGGCTAGAACTGCGAAGTGGACTTCCACCACGTTGGACGACGGTGACATCGCCACGATGACCCCGAGATATCGGAGGGTCGACGACGCAGAAGACGACCGTGAGCAGACTCCGGGTGCAGGCGGCAAGTACATCGACGAATCGGTCGAAGCGTGTACCTCGCAAACTGGAGATACAACCGTCATTCGTCCCCAGAGGCCCGCGTACAGTAGAAGGCGCCTTCCGCACAAGAAACCAGACCGTCGATTGCCTCGGCGTGGTCAGGCCAAGCGGCTCCATCGACGCCGTCAC gttcAGCAGCAATCGGTTCCACTCAGCGATTATGCCGAAAAATGA